Proteins encoded together in one Propionispora hippei DSM 15287 window:
- a CDS encoding Gfo/Idh/MocA family protein: protein MIRFGVIGTSWITEEFIRCATLTDDFLLSAVYSRTEEKAQAFADKHGAKHVFTDLTTMACSPELDAVYIASPNSHHAKQALLFLSHKKHVLCEKPIASNSKELEAMIECATANGSLLMEAMKSTFLPNIQSVRENLPKLGPVRRFFSNYCQYSSRYDTFKAGKPINTFDPAFSNGSIMDIGVYCIYPVIYLFGPPESVSANATMLSSGIDGCGSITLHYKDMEAIISHSKIANSLISSEIQGENGNILIDKISTPEDVKIIYRDGSIEDISQPQIPELMFYEAREFIQLIKTGQLQSSINTFTLNRQVMQVMDEARKQIGLVFPADQ, encoded by the coding sequence ATGATTCGTTTTGGTGTTATAGGAACTAGCTGGATTACCGAAGAATTTATTCGCTGTGCGACCTTAACAGACGATTTTTTACTGTCTGCCGTTTATTCCCGTACCGAAGAAAAAGCCCAGGCCTTTGCCGATAAACATGGTGCCAAGCATGTTTTTACCGACCTCACAACAATGGCTTGCAGCCCTGAATTGGATGCCGTTTACATTGCCAGCCCCAATTCGCACCACGCCAAACAGGCCCTCCTGTTTCTATCTCATAAAAAACACGTACTCTGCGAAAAACCCATTGCTTCCAATAGCAAAGAACTGGAAGCAATGATCGAATGTGCCACCGCCAACGGATCGCTCCTAATGGAAGCTATGAAAAGCACCTTCCTGCCCAACATACAAAGCGTCAGGGAAAATCTGCCCAAGCTGGGACCGGTCCGCAGATTTTTTTCTAACTACTGCCAATATTCCTCTCGTTACGATACCTTTAAAGCCGGCAAGCCTATTAATACCTTCGATCCTGCCTTTTCCAACGGCTCCATTATGGATATCGGTGTTTATTGCATCTATCCGGTCATTTATCTGTTCGGCCCGCCCGAGTCAGTCTCTGCCAATGCGACCATGCTAAGTTCGGGCATTGACGGGTGCGGCAGCATTACCCTCCATTACAAAGATATGGAAGCGATCATTTCTCATTCTAAAATAGCCAACTCCCTTATCTCCAGTGAAATTCAGGGGGAAAACGGCAATATTCTGATTGATAAAATTTCTACCCCGGAAGACGTAAAAATTATCTATCGCGACGGTTCGATTGAAGATATCAGTCAGCCACAAATACCGGAACTGATGTTTTACGAAGCCCGGGAATTTATTCAGCTCATTAAAACCGGCCAGCTACAATCAAGCATCAATACCTTTACACTCAACCGGCAGGTCATGCAGGTTATGGATGAGGCACGCAAACAAATCGGCTTGGTCTTCCCGGCCGATCAATAA